One stretch of Variovorax sp. 54 DNA includes these proteins:
- a CDS encoding FAD binding domain-containing protein yields the protein MYAFTLERPASVADATRLIAAGGKPLAGGQTLLASMKLRLSAPEQLVDLSGIKELTGIKKDGGAITIGAMSRHLDVANHADVKAAYPALADLASRIGDRQVRAMGTVGGSVANNDPAACYPSAVLASGATIVTSKREIAADDFFQGLFTTALEEDELITAIRFPIPKRAVYEKLRQKASNFPLVGIFLAQYDSGVRVAVTGAGNGVFRHAGLEDALNKSFTAAAAAAVKIDASDLNSDLHASAAYRANLISVLTQRAVTKALG from the coding sequence ATGTATGCCTTCACACTCGAACGGCCCGCCAGCGTGGCAGATGCCACCCGGCTGATCGCCGCGGGCGGCAAGCCACTGGCCGGCGGACAGACCCTGCTGGCCTCGATGAAGCTGCGGCTGTCGGCGCCTGAGCAGCTGGTCGACCTCAGCGGCATCAAGGAACTCACCGGCATCAAGAAGGACGGCGGCGCGATCACCATCGGCGCCATGTCGCGTCACCTCGACGTGGCGAACCATGCCGACGTGAAGGCCGCGTACCCCGCGCTGGCCGACCTCGCGTCGCGCATCGGCGACCGGCAGGTGCGCGCGATGGGCACGGTCGGCGGCTCGGTGGCCAACAACGATCCGGCGGCGTGCTACCCCAGCGCGGTGCTGGCCTCGGGCGCGACCATCGTCACCTCGAAGCGCGAAATTGCAGCCGATGACTTCTTCCAGGGCCTGTTCACCACGGCGCTTGAAGAAGACGAACTCATCACCGCCATCCGCTTCCCCATTCCGAAGCGCGCCGTGTACGAGAAGCTGCGCCAGAAGGCCTCGAACTTTCCGCTGGTCGGCATTTTCCTGGCGCAGTACGACAGCGGCGTGCGCGTGGCCGTCACCGGTGCGGGCAATGGCGTGTTCCGCCATGCCGGGCTCGAAGACGCGCTCAACAAGAGCTTCACCGCAGCGGCAGCTGCCGCCGTGAAGATCGACGCGAGCGACCTGAACAGCGACCTGCATGCCTCGGCCGCCTACCGTGCGAACCTGATCAGCGTGCTGACCCAACGCGCCGTCACCAAGGCGCTCGGCTGA
- a CDS encoding AAA family ATPase has protein sequence MTFPTIDALSDGLMQAGYFADRRLATAVFLALKLQRPLLLEGEPGVGKTELAKALSIALNRELLRLQCYDGMEQREALYEWNYAAQLLHMRAAEATGAARDVEAEVYQPHYLIRRPLLQALQTPAPGAVLLIDEVDRADEPFEAFLLEYLGEYQVSIPELGTVRAVVPPVTLLTSNRTRELNDAVKRRCLYHWLDYPERERELAIVRAQVPQAGETLSAQVAAFVARLRAAPFVNAFQRAPGIAESVEWARALIALDTVELDPEVVVDTAGILFKQRDDVAALTHELASDLLRPEEPLAS, from the coding sequence ATGACTTTCCCGACCATCGACGCCCTTTCCGACGGTTTGATGCAGGCCGGCTACTTTGCCGACCGCCGCCTGGCCACTGCGGTGTTCCTCGCGCTCAAGCTGCAGCGCCCGCTGCTGCTCGAAGGCGAACCCGGTGTCGGCAAGACCGAGCTGGCCAAGGCGCTGTCGATCGCCCTCAACCGCGAGCTGCTGCGCCTGCAGTGCTACGACGGCATGGAGCAGCGCGAGGCGCTGTACGAATGGAACTACGCCGCGCAGCTGCTGCACATGCGCGCGGCCGAAGCCACGGGCGCCGCGCGCGATGTGGAGGCCGAGGTCTACCAGCCGCACTACCTGATCCGCCGCCCGCTGCTGCAGGCGCTGCAGACGCCCGCACCCGGTGCCGTGCTGCTGATCGACGAGGTGGACCGCGCCGACGAGCCCTTCGAAGCCTTCCTGCTCGAATACCTGGGCGAGTACCAGGTCAGCATTCCCGAGCTGGGCACCGTGCGCGCCGTGGTGCCGCCGGTCACGCTGCTCACCAGCAACCGCACGCGCGAGCTGAACGATGCCGTGAAGCGGCGCTGTCTTTACCACTGGCTCGACTACCCAGAGCGTGAACGCGAGCTGGCCATCGTGCGCGCACAGGTGCCGCAGGCCGGCGAGACGCTGTCGGCGCAGGTGGCCGCCTTTGTGGCGCGGTTGCGCGCGGCGCCGTTCGTCAACGCCTTCCAGCGCGCACCCGGCATCGCCGAAAGCGTGGAGTGGGCGCGGGCGCTCATCGCGCTCGACACCGTCGAACTCGACCCCGAAGTGGTCGTCGACACCGCCGGCATCCTCTTCAAGCAGCGCGACGACGTGGCGGCGCTGACGCACGAGCTGGCCTCCGATCTGCTGAGGCCCGAGGAACCGCTCGCCAGCTAA
- a CDS encoding vWA domain-containing protein, whose protein sequence is MAGIQQLGDVRSGKLAGNIAAFGRALRRAGVRTDAMRIALATEAVTLVGVEDKLDLSAAMEAVMVSREQDRLVFRELFDAWFRDPELANKLLAQMLPSAEGKAEPSKRRPRVREALSPPRDAVKPAAPTKPDEEIKFDAAMTASDRQRLQHADFNALGAAEYRLVERLARDVTLPVPRLPTRRLRPAGDAGSAHARMHWPGVLHEAARTGGEILRLPRLARREQPLPLLVLVDVSGSMERYARLLLAFLHAATRRAGRRDVFAFGTRLTDLTPAFRLADTDAMLGAASLAIDDFAGGTRLGGSLAELRQSHARRLIGRRTLVLVISDGLDTGEPAELETELQWLKRHSRRLLWLNPLLRFEGYAPLARGAAVLHRHADAMLAVHNLNALEQLAASLAALMRASR, encoded by the coding sequence ATGGCCGGCATCCAGCAACTCGGCGACGTCCGCAGCGGCAAGCTGGCGGGCAACATCGCCGCCTTCGGCCGCGCATTGCGCCGCGCCGGCGTGCGCACCGATGCCATGCGCATTGCGCTCGCGACCGAGGCGGTCACCCTGGTCGGGGTTGAAGACAAGCTCGACCTGAGCGCCGCGATGGAAGCCGTGATGGTCAGCCGCGAGCAAGACCGGCTGGTGTTCCGCGAACTCTTCGACGCGTGGTTCCGCGACCCCGAGCTGGCCAACAAGCTGCTCGCCCAGATGCTGCCCAGCGCCGAAGGCAAGGCCGAGCCCTCCAAGCGGCGGCCGCGCGTGCGCGAGGCCCTGAGCCCGCCGCGCGATGCCGTCAAGCCCGCCGCACCGACCAAGCCCGACGAGGAGATCAAGTTCGACGCCGCCATGACGGCCAGCGACCGCCAGCGGCTGCAGCATGCCGACTTCAACGCGCTCGGCGCGGCCGAGTACCGGTTGGTCGAGCGGCTGGCGCGCGACGTCACGCTGCCGGTGCCCCGGCTGCCCACGCGCCGCCTGCGCCCGGCCGGCGATGCAGGCAGCGCCCACGCCCGCATGCACTGGCCCGGCGTGCTGCACGAGGCGGCCCGCACCGGTGGTGAGATCCTGCGCCTGCCCCGGCTGGCGCGGCGCGAACAGCCCTTGCCGCTGCTGGTGCTGGTCGACGTGTCGGGCTCGATGGAGCGCTACGCCCGCCTGCTGCTGGCCTTTCTGCATGCCGCCACGCGGCGGGCCGGCCGGCGCGACGTGTTCGCTTTCGGCACGCGGCTGACCGACCTCACGCCGGCCTTCCGGTTGGCCGACACCGACGCCATGCTGGGCGCGGCCAGCCTGGCCATCGACGATTTCGCGGGCGGGACGCGGCTGGGCGGCTCGCTGGCCGAACTGCGCCAGTCGCATGCCCGCCGGCTCATCGGCCGCCGCACGCTGGTGCTGGTGATCAGCGACGGCCTCGACACGGGCGAGCCCGCCGAGCTCGAGACCGAACTGCAGTGGCTGAAGCGCCATTCGCGCCGGCTGCTGTGGCTCAACCCGCTGCTTCGCTTCGAGGGCTACGCCCCTCTGGCGCGTGGGGCCGCCGTGCTGCACCGCCATGCGGACGCGATGCTGGCGGTCCACAATCTGAATGCACTCGAACAGCTGGCCGCCAGCCTGGCCGCGCTGATGCGCGCCAGTCGCTAG
- a CDS encoding CoxG family protein has translation MEMLGNRRLGVTQQQAWEALNDPETLKKCIPGCDKFELTGDNTYSVALAVKIGPVSAKFSGKVMLSDIVAPDGYKLTFEGQGGVAGFAKGSSSVSLKPMAGASEAAPVVADSAPAAEGAPAAEAVAAVPAEAEAAPAPAGCELDYTVQAQVGGKIAQLGQRLIDGAAKSTADDFFKRFEAEMQSRYGPPPAPPEEAPADAPAEKAGVMSGLMKKMGFGKKDGDDTATPGDAA, from the coding sequence ATGGAAATGCTCGGAAACCGCCGCCTCGGCGTCACCCAACAACAGGCCTGGGAAGCGCTCAATGACCCCGAGACGCTCAAGAAGTGCATTCCCGGCTGCGACAAGTTCGAACTCACGGGCGACAACACCTACAGCGTGGCGCTGGCCGTGAAGATCGGCCCGGTGTCGGCCAAGTTCAGCGGCAAGGTGATGCTGTCGGACATCGTCGCGCCCGACGGCTACAAGCTCACCTTCGAGGGGCAGGGCGGCGTGGCGGGGTTCGCCAAGGGCTCGTCGAGCGTGTCGCTCAAGCCGATGGCCGGTGCGTCGGAAGCGGCGCCTGTTGTGGCCGACAGCGCACCTGCCGCAGAGGGCGCACCCGCCGCTGAAGCCGTGGCCGCGGTGCCAGCCGAAGCCGAAGCCGCACCCGCGCCCGCCGGCTGCGAACTCGACTACACCGTGCAGGCCCAGGTCGGCGGCAAGATCGCGCAGCTCGGCCAGCGCCTGATCGACGGTGCGGCCAAGTCCACCGCCGACGACTTCTTCAAGCGCTTCGAGGCCGAGATGCAGAGCCGCTACGGCCCGCCGCCCGCACCGCCCGAGGAAGCACCGGCCGACGCGCCTGCCGAGAAGGCCGGCGTGATGTCGGGCCTCATGAAGAAGATGGGCTTCGGCAAGAAGGACGGCGACGACACCGCCACCCCCGGCGACGCCGCCTGA
- a CDS encoding XdhC family protein encodes MENLDVMVLRTLRDWRRAGKRALLTTVVRTWGSSPRPVGSIMALAEDGAVVGSVSGGCIEDDLIARYSHAHGKGEDVPLGAPPALVKYGITADEAHRFGLPCGGTLELLLEYAPDADTLDTLVAELERGKLMRRTVTLATGAVRLAEATAPDELTVNDTELTNTFGPEYRMLLIGAGQLAEYLATMAKFSGFAVTLCDPRAEYRTAWTLSGVTITTEMPDDAVLAFRPDRRSCVVALTHDPKLDDLALLEALQSEAFYVGAIGSRRNADARRDRMIEHFDQTAASLARLRGPIGIFIGSKTPPEIAVSVMAEILAVKNAVTLPREVEVARAKEIQQLQPS; translated from the coding sequence ATGGAAAACCTCGATGTCATGGTGCTGCGCACGCTGCGCGACTGGCGGCGTGCCGGCAAGCGCGCGCTGCTGACCACGGTGGTGCGCACCTGGGGCTCGTCGCCGCGGCCCGTGGGCTCGATCATGGCGCTGGCCGAAGACGGCGCCGTGGTCGGTTCGGTCTCGGGCGGTTGCATCGAAGACGACCTCATCGCGCGCTACAGCCATGCCCACGGCAAGGGCGAAGACGTGCCGCTGGGCGCGCCGCCCGCGCTGGTCAAGTACGGCATCACGGCCGACGAAGCGCACCGCTTCGGCCTGCCCTGCGGCGGCACGCTCGAGCTGCTGCTCGAATACGCGCCCGACGCCGACACGCTCGACACCCTGGTCGCCGAACTCGAACGCGGCAAGCTCATGCGCCGCACGGTGACGCTGGCCACCGGCGCGGTGCGGCTGGCCGAGGCGACCGCACCCGACGAGCTCACGGTGAACGACACCGAGCTCACCAACACCTTCGGCCCTGAGTACCGCATGCTGCTGATCGGTGCCGGCCAGCTCGCCGAATACCTCGCGACCATGGCCAAGTTCAGCGGCTTCGCCGTGACGCTGTGCGACCCGCGCGCCGAGTACCGCACCGCGTGGACGCTGTCCGGCGTGACGATCACCACCGAGATGCCCGACGACGCGGTGCTGGCCTTCCGGCCCGACCGCCGCAGCTGCGTGGTTGCGCTCACGCACGACCCCAAGCTCGACGACCTCGCGCTGCTCGAAGCGCTGCAGAGCGAGGCCTTTTATGTGGGTGCGATCGGCTCGCGCCGCAACGCCGACGCGCGGCGCGACCGCATGATCGAGCACTTCGATCAGACGGCCGCATCGCTCGCTCGCCTGCGCGGGCCCATCGGCATCTTCATCGGCAGCAAGACGCCGCCCGAGATCGCGGTGAGCGTGATGGCCGAAATCCTGGCGGTAAAGAACGCGGTGACCTTGCCGCGCGAAGTGGAAGTGGCGCGCGCCAAGGAAATCCAGCAGCTGCAACCGAGCTGA
- a CDS encoding ABC transporter ATP-binding protein, which yields MSAVLQPQEPAPLIRMRQLRKVYRKRNEEFLAVSDVTMDVHAGDMISLVGPSGCGKSTLLKILSGLHGHDGGTLEIGGPGGTGFNAGRDVGMVFQQPLLLKWRTILENVLLPADILGLDRKAAKARAHELLDMVGLTGFADKLPYELSGGMQQRAAIARALIHDPKLVLMDEPFGALDALTREKMNLEMLRIWERSRKTFIVVTHSIQEAVFLGSHCAVLTAGPARMADFFRIELPEPRKLHVKTSPEFGEYVRRIYDLLGVD from the coding sequence ATGAGCGCCGTGTTGCAACCGCAGGAGCCAGCACCGCTGATCCGCATGCGGCAGCTGCGCAAGGTCTACCGCAAGCGCAACGAAGAATTCCTCGCGGTGTCCGACGTCACGATGGACGTGCATGCGGGCGACATGATCTCGCTGGTCGGCCCGTCGGGCTGCGGCAAGTCGACGCTGCTGAAGATCCTGTCGGGCCTGCACGGCCACGACGGCGGCACGCTCGAAATCGGCGGCCCTGGGGGTACAGGCTTCAACGCGGGCCGCGATGTCGGCATGGTGTTCCAGCAGCCGCTGCTGCTCAAGTGGCGCACCATCCTCGAGAACGTGCTGCTGCCCGCCGACATCCTCGGGCTGGACCGCAAGGCCGCCAAGGCACGCGCGCACGAACTGCTCGACATGGTCGGCCTCACGGGCTTCGCCGACAAGCTGCCCTATGAACTCTCGGGCGGCATGCAGCAGCGCGCCGCCATCGCACGTGCGCTCATCCACGACCCGAAGCTGGTGCTCATGGACGAACCTTTCGGCGCGCTCGATGCGCTCACGCGCGAGAAGATGAACCTGGAGATGCTGCGCATCTGGGAGCGCAGCCGCAAGACCTTCATCGTGGTCACGCACAGCATCCAGGAGGCGGTGTTCCTGGGCTCGCACTGCGCCGTGCTCACGGCGGGCCCGGCACGCATGGCCGACTTCTTCCGCATCGAGCTGCCCGAGCCGCGCAAGCTGCACGTGAAGACCAGCCCCGAGTTCGGCGAGTACGTGCGCCGCATCTACGACCTGCTGGGCGTGGACTGA
- a CDS encoding dihydrodipicolinate synthase family protein, with protein sequence MSLNRSDLPADVLALLSQGTVIPAHPLALDAHRQLDRQRQRALTRYYVDAGVGGLAVGVHTTQFAIRERGLYATVLEAAMQDRLAWNDRPMAMIAGLCGPTAQAQAEARTAVSLGYHAGLLSLAALAGASEDELIVHCEAVAQEIPLIGFYLQTVVGGPILSSDFWRRFALIPNALAIKVAPFNRYRSIDVVRGLVDARAEERVFLYTGNDDHIVLDLALPFAAMRDGAPVQVRFRGGLLGHWSVWTSSAVHQLQQIKAELAASGGALSPALLALDSRVTDCNAAFFDVANNFHGCIAGCHEVLRRQGLLEGIWCLDPEEGLGHGQSAEIDRVYRQHGDLADDAFVRDNLARWLA encoded by the coding sequence ATGTCACTGAACCGCTCCGACCTTCCCGCCGACGTGCTTGCGCTGCTGTCGCAAGGCACCGTCATTCCGGCGCATCCGCTCGCACTCGACGCGCATCGCCAGCTCGACCGCCAGCGCCAGCGCGCGCTGACCCGCTACTACGTCGACGCCGGCGTCGGCGGCCTGGCGGTGGGCGTGCACACCACGCAGTTCGCGATCCGCGAGCGCGGCCTGTACGCCACCGTGCTCGAAGCCGCGATGCAGGACCGCCTGGCCTGGAACGACCGCCCCATGGCGATGATTGCCGGGCTGTGCGGCCCGACCGCGCAGGCGCAGGCCGAGGCGCGCACCGCCGTCTCTCTGGGCTACCACGCGGGGCTGCTGAGCCTCGCGGCGCTGGCCGGCGCATCGGAAGACGAACTCATCGTCCACTGCGAAGCGGTGGCGCAGGAGATTCCGCTGATCGGCTTCTACCTGCAGACCGTGGTCGGCGGCCCGATCCTCTCGAGCGACTTCTGGCGCCGCTTCGCGCTCATCCCCAACGCACTCGCCATCAAGGTCGCGCCCTTCAACCGCTACCGCAGCATCGACGTGGTGCGCGGGCTGGTCGATGCGCGCGCCGAGGAGCGCGTGTTCCTCTACACCGGCAACGACGACCACATCGTGCTCGACCTCGCGCTGCCCTTTGCCGCGATGCGCGACGGCGCGCCCGTGCAGGTGCGCTTTCGCGGCGGCCTGCTGGGCCACTGGTCGGTGTGGACGTCGAGCGCAGTGCACCAGCTGCAACAGATCAAGGCCGAGCTGGCCGCCAGCGGCGGCGCGCTGAGCCCCGCCCTGCTCGCGCTCGATTCGCGCGTGACCGACTGCAACGCCGCCTTCTTCGACGTGGCGAACAACTTCCACGGCTGCATCGCGGGCTGCCACGAGGTGCTGCGGCGCCAGGGTCTGCTCGAAGGCATCTGGTGCCTCGATCCGGAAGAAGGCCTGGGCCACGGACAGTCGGCGGAAATCGACCGCGTCTACCGCCAGCACGGCGACCTGGCCGACGACGCCTTCGTGCGCGACAACCTGGCACGGTGGCTGGCATGA
- a CDS encoding GNAT family N-acetyltransferase → MTMPAVEALSSITPGIAPMLDALVAASGWNQTAHDWRLFERLGTVHGVHDMRDSEGQLIASGAVLPMDGVAWISMILVLPAARGQGLGRAVFARCLDQVKAAGLVAMLDATPQGEPLYASFGFTPLWRLTRWQREAAPATASLAIDKPALDNLSALDAQALGFARPAVLADLLGRDDSRCVRNGLGFGLVRAGRTAHHIGPLLSSDETVAAALLTQAARGIDGRIYIDVPDDRKAMTAALRAAGFTPQRSFTRMALATREGAQPPTGHPAFIHAIAGPEFA, encoded by the coding sequence ATGACCATGCCCGCCGTCGAAGCACTCTCGTCGATCACGCCCGGCATCGCCCCGATGCTCGACGCGCTGGTCGCCGCGAGCGGCTGGAACCAGACCGCGCACGACTGGCGGCTGTTCGAGCGGCTCGGCACGGTGCATGGCGTGCATGACATGCGTGATAGCGAGGGCCAGCTCATCGCCAGCGGCGCGGTGCTGCCGATGGACGGCGTGGCCTGGATCAGCATGATCCTCGTGCTGCCCGCCGCGCGTGGGCAAGGCCTGGGCCGAGCGGTGTTCGCGCGCTGCCTCGACCAGGTGAAGGCCGCCGGCCTCGTCGCGATGCTCGACGCCACGCCGCAGGGCGAACCGCTCTATGCGAGCTTCGGCTTCACACCGCTGTGGCGGCTCACGCGCTGGCAGCGCGAGGCCGCACCGGCCACCGCATCGCTCGCCATCGACAAGCCGGCCCTCGACAACCTCTCCGCGCTCGACGCGCAGGCGCTGGGCTTCGCGCGCCCCGCCGTGCTCGCCGACCTGCTCGGCCGCGACGACAGCCGCTGCGTGCGCAACGGCCTGGGCTTCGGCCTCGTGCGCGCAGGGCGCACCGCGCACCACATCGGCCCGCTGCTGTCGTCCGACGAAACCGTCGCCGCCGCGCTGCTGACGCAGGCCGCGCGCGGCATCGACGGCCGCATCTACATCGACGTGCCCGACGACCGCAAGGCCATGACCGCCGCGCTGCGCGCCGCCGGCTTCACGCCCCAACGCAGCTTCACGCGCATGGCACTGGCCACGCGCGAGGGCGCGCAGCCGCCCACCGGACACCCCGCCTTCATCCACGCCATCGCCGGCCCCGAGTTCGCCTGA
- a CDS encoding NAD-dependent epimerase/dehydratase family protein, translating into MTSTPVLDDLPFPERFESEAALEDYLATPSRDLVRDMARLDGDLMILGVGGKMGPTLARLAKNAMPGRRVIAVARFSEAGVREALEAHGIETIACDLLDRAAIAALPPCANIVFMAGRKFGADADNPLTWAMNAHVPALVAEHFHASRIVAFSTACVYPFVPVTSQGASESDAPNPPGEYANSCVGRERMFEYFSQRHSTPGRLFRLSYAIDLRYGVLADVALKVWRGEPVDVTMGHVNVIWQGDANAQALRCLAAATVPTSPLNVSGPETTSIRWLAEEFARQFDKPATITGQEAPTAWLMNTGEAERLFGYPRVPLAQQIRWVADWISREQRQYGKPTKFESRDGKY; encoded by the coding sequence ATGACCTCCACGCCTGTCCTCGACGACCTGCCCTTTCCCGAGCGCTTCGAGAGCGAAGCCGCACTCGAAGACTACCTGGCCACGCCCTCGCGCGACCTCGTGCGCGACATGGCCCGCCTCGACGGCGACCTGATGATCCTCGGCGTCGGCGGCAAGATGGGCCCCACGCTGGCCCGCCTCGCGAAGAACGCCATGCCCGGTCGCCGCGTGATCGCCGTCGCCCGCTTCAGCGAAGCCGGCGTGCGCGAAGCGCTCGAAGCGCACGGCATCGAAACCATTGCCTGCGACCTGCTCGACCGCGCCGCCATCGCCGCGCTGCCGCCCTGCGCCAACATCGTGTTCATGGCCGGCCGCAAGTTCGGCGCCGACGCCGACAACCCGCTGACCTGGGCCATGAACGCGCACGTGCCGGCGCTGGTGGCCGAGCACTTCCATGCCTCGCGCATCGTCGCCTTCTCGACCGCCTGCGTGTACCCCTTCGTGCCCGTGACCAGCCAGGGTGCGAGCGAGAGCGACGCGCCCAACCCGCCCGGCGAATACGCCAACTCGTGCGTGGGCCGCGAGCGCATGTTCGAGTACTTCTCGCAGCGCCACAGCACGCCCGGCCGCCTGTTCCGCCTGAGCTACGCCATCGACCTGCGCTACGGCGTGCTGGCCGACGTGGCGCTCAAAGTGTGGCGCGGCGAGCCGGTCGACGTGACCATGGGCCACGTCAACGTGATCTGGCAGGGCGACGCGAACGCGCAGGCGCTGCGCTGCCTCGCGGCGGCCACCGTGCCGACCTCGCCGCTCAACGTGAGCGGCCCCGAGACCACGTCGATCCGCTGGCTCGCCGAGGAATTCGCGCGCCAGTTCGACAAGCCCGCGACGATCACCGGGCAAGAGGCGCCGACCGCCTGGCTCATGAACACCGGCGAGGCCGAGCGCCTGTTCGGCTACCCGCGCGTGCCGCTCGCGCAGCAGATCCGCTGGGTGGCTGACTGGATCTCGCGCGAGCAACGCCAGTACGGCAAGCCCACGAAGTTCGAATCGCGCGACGGCAAGTACTGA
- a CDS encoding ABC transporter permease codes for MTAPDGALAPPAPAPLSGERPEWQRWALVVAVHLAGIALWELAVRVFAIQPFILPAPSKVLATLANPNYSWLKNTGVTALEVFGGYALGLVLGILCALLFITSKRLMLVVFPLLVTLNMIPKVAMGPLVIVWFSYGIGPNILITFSLCFFPILLTTIRGLNETEPELLDLVRALKGSRWQLFRYIQLPGSLPYVFSGMKVATILAVAGAVVGEFIASERGLGYLMIQVQASLDTPAVFMAVLLITGLGVLLYLLVLLLERLFITQDARIQ; via the coding sequence ATGACGGCACCTGATGGCGCTCTGGCGCCCCCCGCACCTGCGCCCTTGTCGGGCGAGCGCCCCGAATGGCAGCGCTGGGCCCTCGTGGTCGCCGTGCATCTGGCGGGCATCGCGCTGTGGGAGCTGGCGGTGCGGGTCTTCGCGATCCAGCCCTTCATCCTGCCGGCGCCCTCGAAGGTGCTGGCCACGCTGGCCAACCCGAACTACAGCTGGCTCAAGAACACCGGCGTCACCGCGCTCGAAGTGTTCGGCGGCTACGCGCTCGGGCTGGTGCTCGGCATTCTTTGCGCCCTGCTCTTCATCACCAGCAAGCGGCTGATGCTGGTGGTGTTCCCGCTGCTGGTCACGCTCAACATGATCCCGAAGGTGGCGATGGGGCCGCTGGTGATCGTCTGGTTCAGCTACGGCATCGGGCCGAACATCCTGATCACGTTCAGCCTGTGCTTCTTCCCCATCCTGCTGACCACCATCCGCGGGCTCAACGAGACCGAACCCGAGCTGCTCGACCTCGTGCGCGCGCTCAAGGGCTCGCGCTGGCAGCTGTTCCGCTACATCCAGCTGCCGGGCTCGCTGCCGTACGTGTTCTCGGGCATGAAGGTCGCCACCATCCTCGCCGTCGCGGGTGCGGTGGTGGGCGAGTTCATCGCTTCGGAACGCGGCCTGGGCTATCTGATGATTCAGGTCCAGGCCTCGCTGGACACGCCCGCGGTTTTCATGGCCGTGCTGCTCATCACGGGCCTGGGCGTGCTGCTCTATCTGCTGGTGCTTCTGCTGGAGCGCCTCTTCATCACCCAGGACGCAAGAATCCAATGA